The Verrucomicrobiia bacterium genome segment GTGGTCGGCGAAACCTGCGGCGTCTGCAAAATTAAATTGCGCGCTCAAATTTTGAATGAAGTCATGGGCGGCCAAAGCCTCGTAGCCTGCGAAAACTGCCTGCGCTTTCTCTATATTGAAGAGGTTGCCCCGGCTTCCTAGGCAGCCTTCTTTGTTTCGCCTCCTCCTAAAGAGCCTCATAAACCCCGCTTCAGCGTTTTTTTCCTCCACTTTACTCCCCTAAGAGAAAAACCTACATATTGTTGATCCATTCCTCTATGACCCCCATATATTGTATAGAGTTGCTATAAGAAATTAAATATTGACTCATTGTTAAGCCAAGAGTAGACTGCGGCCGATAATTGAGTGGTGAAAAGTGGTAGAAAGTGGCGAGTAAGCGAGGAGTTTAAAGCGCATGTTTTACGGGGAATACGAACATAGCCTCGACAACAAAGGACGCGTGATCATTCCCGCGAAGTTCCGGGAAATTTTCAAGGAGCGTTATGTTGAAAAGTTCTACATCACGCGCGGCTTGGACCAGTGCCTTTTCGTGTTTACCGAAGAAGTATGGAAGAGCCAGGAAAAAAAATTCCGCGAGTTGCCTTTTACCAATTCGGAATCCAGGAAATTCAATCGTCTTTATTTTTCAGGAGCCAGTGAGGTCGTTTGCGACAAGCAGGGCAGGATCTTGATTCCCGAATACTTGAAGTCATACGCGAGCATCAAGGAACAGGTCATGATCATCGGTGTTTCGGACAGGATCGAAATCTGGGCGCAGGACAAGTGGAATGATTTTTTTGGTCAGAACAAAGATAGCTTCGAAGACTTGGCAGAAAAGTTAATGGATTCGTCCAATGAAAATAAATAAAGGGGGAATTATGGCCTATCGTTCGAGGAGCAAGATGGGAGTCGACGTGCTTCGTTTCCAGGGCGATCTCGACGTTTTGGAAATGGTCAGGATGAAAAACCGCCTGAGCCGTCTTCTCAAAAAAAACCACAAAAAGTTGCTTCTGGATTTGGGGCGCACGAAACGCATCGAACTCGCGGGGCTCGGCATCCTTGTCGACCGGCTCATGAAGGTCCGCGCGGCCAAGGGCGACATCAAGCTCTGCAACCTGCGGCCCGAAGTGAAGACCGCGCTGAACATGATCGGCGTGGGCGAGTTGATGGAATCGTTCTCGAACGAGGAAGAGGCCATCCGCAGCTTTGTCGCATAAGCCCGTTTTGCTGGCGGAGGCGGTTGAAAGCCTCCGGTTGAAACCGGGTTTGAGCGTCTTGGATGCGACCCTTGGCGGCGGAGGCCACGCCGCGGAGATATTAAAGCGCATCCGGCCCGGGGGGCGGCTCATCGGGATCGACCGCGATCCGGCCGCGCTCGACCGATGCCGGAAGATTTTGGAAGGTGGGGACGTTTCGCTGCATCACGCGAACTACAGCAAGGCCAGCGAAGTCCTGGATTCATTAAATATCGATTTTGTGGATGCCGTAATACTTGACGCAGGATTCTCCTCGGACCAGCTGGAAGACGCGGCGAGGGGATTCAGTTTCGAACGGGAAGGCCCTCTGGATATGAGGATGGATCCCGGAATCGAAAAGACCGCGAAAGACCTGATCTACGATCTTTCAAAATCGGATTTGGAAGACCTGTTCCGGA includes the following:
- the mraZ gene encoding division/cell wall cluster transcriptional repressor MraZ, with the translated sequence MFYGEYEHSLDNKGRVIIPAKFREIFKERYVEKFYITRGLDQCLFVFTEEVWKSQEKKFRELPFTNSESRKFNRLYFSGASEVVCDKQGRILIPEYLKSYASIKEQVMIIGVSDRIEIWAQDKWNDFFGQNKDSFEDLAEKLMDSSNENK
- a CDS encoding STAS domain-containing protein; protein product: MAYRSRSKMGVDVLRFQGDLDVLEMVRMKNRLSRLLKKNHKKLLLDLGRTKRIELAGLGILVDRLMKVRAAKGDIKLCNLRPEVKTALNMIGVGELMESFSNEEEAIRSFVA